Proteins encoded within one genomic window of Phototrophicus methaneseepsis:
- a CDS encoding O-antigen ligase family protein, whose product MNATKALQNWIAQLDRRIYAILIGLAIGISGGLMGLGIATIGPLYTLIVAVALLVGLYLLTDVRAALYIAMTILFLLPFGTLPFKIGFTPTLLDLSLGAFVMVYLILWMTGRRRNIQLTPPHLFVTLYIMWLIFAFMVGLRYGMPDSNTLRQFAETLLSIGMVYILVDYLREPRTLRQLVLVILVLVSAQAFIAIGLYLLNDATANSILIRLERFGYPGGNVIRYIESDPALGERAIGTWVDPNTLGGLLATSAALFAPQVFARRPVLRNRWVTMGALLLVGLALVLSSSRASFLAFGAGLTVIAFIRYRRFLPLLALAAASLLLLPQTQNYVDRIFQAFQGADLATQMRIGEWTDSLELISQYPAVGIGFTGTPTAAVYTDVANMYLIMANKIGLIGVFFFLLAMAAVFRYGYKAWHYARNNPELESIHLGYHIALFTALVNAVADLYFFRQDFQASITWFWLIIALCLASSRLVLQQKEKFTTLDTTIRD is encoded by the coding sequence ATGAACGCCACTAAAGCCCTACAGAACTGGATTGCACAATTAGATCGGCGTATTTATGCCATTCTGATTGGCCTTGCAATTGGCATCAGCGGCGGGCTCATGGGCCTAGGGATCGCCACAATCGGGCCACTCTATACGCTGATTGTCGCCGTGGCACTGCTGGTGGGGTTGTATTTACTCACAGATGTGCGTGCAGCGCTTTATATCGCGATGACGATCTTATTTTTATTACCGTTCGGCACCCTGCCCTTCAAGATTGGATTCACGCCGACCCTACTTGATCTCAGCCTGGGTGCATTTGTAATGGTGTATCTCATCCTGTGGATGACGGGCAGGCGACGTAACATACAGCTCACGCCACCCCATCTCTTCGTAACGCTGTATATCATGTGGCTGATCTTCGCTTTTATGGTCGGGCTACGTTACGGCATGCCAGATAGCAACACACTCCGCCAATTCGCGGAAACACTGCTCAGCATCGGCATGGTCTATATTCTGGTTGATTACCTGAGAGAGCCGCGCACCTTACGGCAGCTCGTGTTGGTGATCCTGGTATTGGTCAGCGCACAGGCTTTTATCGCGATTGGCCTCTACTTGCTCAATGATGCCACCGCGAACAGCATCCTGATTCGTCTGGAGCGATTTGGCTATCCAGGCGGGAATGTCATACGTTACATTGAATCTGACCCTGCACTTGGTGAGCGTGCCATCGGCACCTGGGTCGACCCGAATACCCTGGGTGGCCTGCTGGCGACTTCAGCAGCGCTGTTTGCACCCCAGGTCTTCGCCCGCCGTCCTGTCCTGCGTAACCGATGGGTCACAATGGGCGCTCTGCTGCTGGTCGGGTTGGCATTAGTCCTTTCATCCTCGCGTGCGTCCTTCCTGGCATTTGGCGCTGGGCTGACGGTAATCGCATTCATTCGTTATCGTCGCTTTTTGCCTTTGCTGGCATTGGCGGCTGCATCGCTGCTGTTATTACCTCAGACGCAAAACTATGTGGATCGCATCTTCCAGGCATTCCAGGGAGCTGATCTCGCCACACAAATGCGCATCGGTGAATGGACGGATTCGCTCGAACTCATCAGCCAGTATCCGGCTGTTGGCATTGGCTTTACGGGAACACCCACAGCAGCGGTCTATACAGATGTCGCCAATATGTACCTGATTATGGCAAACAAGATCGGCCTCATTGGCGTCTTTTTCTTCTTACTGGCGATGGCCGCGGTCTTCCGCTATGGCTACAAAGCATGGCACTATGCGCGCAATAACCCCGAATTGGAATCTATCCATCTGGGGTACCATATTGCCCTGTTCACTGCACTGGTCAACGCTGTGGCAGATCTCTATTTCTTCCGGCAGGACTTCCAGGCATCCATTACATGGTTCTGGTTGATTATCGCCTTATGCCTCGCGAGTTCGCGCCTTGTGCTGCAACAAAAAGAAAAATTCACCACTCTGGATACAACGATCCGTGATTAA
- a CDS encoding YfhO family protein produces the protein MFRRYRGDLFALLGLVLLWVLFFWRILTPIAADQASFTKGDFSGQFVAFGAYQYQRMSEGEIPLWNPYNNGGLPFIADTQAAVFYPPRLITIFFSKLAGAWSYNALQLEAAFHVLLLSALMYLYLRLLTIRNISSRYGAFAGAVIMAYGGFTTGYPPLQLALLEAAIWLPLGATGILLATQQGHQWRWLALTGAALGLSWLAGHPQTSWFMTYVFVAYYGYRIYQQRLSWRTFLLGTIFLGIVTVGATAVTLLPGAQYLALATRSEFGFNAKRNGFPLQDVIQFILPGSVSLWSPLYVGIPALILTAYAIRTRLQDSRFWAIIGLLALLFSFGGNSVLYHAAYYILPGLRFFRGQERAAFLVASSLAILAGTGLSVWPNELNGKWLRRAAWAFAAVIGLLGMFIIVAWLGNRDAYASYISISVLSTVIACVNAAAISYLPQSRFPRYILPAAIVGIIIFELFTVNIDSEANYDSIPAMQQLDMNTHDLLAPVIADTSGPFRVDGFRGLQANYGSLYNIMDIRGISPLFLGSAYDLIYANYINNPLAWELFAVKYVYSERDQLHVPTTIIQEGQDSEGTVYLHQLNDPRPFAMLFYHADVVDSDAFALALLDDPDYEPRESVILLGEPTQPLPQEAPDTGTVTVTSYEPERLRLEASTPENALLSLAQVDYPGWQATLDGQPISIRRAYGTLMALEVPAGQHTIEIVYNPSIYHIGAILSLGTWLALAILAGLSLMHVIVKGRHERH, from the coding sequence ATGTTTAGGCGCTATCGTGGAGATTTATTCGCCTTACTGGGTCTTGTGCTCTTATGGGTGTTATTCTTCTGGCGCATACTGACGCCTATTGCCGCTGATCAAGCTTCCTTCACAAAAGGGGATTTTTCTGGTCAGTTCGTTGCATTTGGAGCTTACCAATATCAGCGCATGAGCGAGGGTGAAATCCCCCTATGGAATCCGTATAACAACGGGGGCTTGCCCTTCATCGCGGATACACAAGCCGCTGTGTTTTATCCGCCTCGCCTAATCACGATTTTCTTCAGCAAGCTAGCAGGAGCATGGTCATACAATGCGCTCCAGCTAGAAGCTGCGTTTCATGTGCTGCTGCTTTCCGCGTTGATGTACCTCTATCTCAGGTTATTGACTATAAGAAATATCAGCAGTCGATACGGGGCTTTTGCAGGGGCCGTCATCATGGCCTATGGCGGCTTCACCACAGGGTACCCACCGCTGCAATTGGCCTTGCTAGAAGCAGCCATCTGGCTGCCACTTGGGGCAACTGGCATTCTGCTAGCAACCCAGCAAGGGCATCAATGGCGCTGGTTAGCGCTCACAGGTGCAGCGCTGGGCCTCTCGTGGTTGGCAGGCCATCCCCAAACAAGCTGGTTCATGACCTATGTTTTCGTCGCATATTATGGCTACCGCATCTACCAGCAGCGGTTAAGCTGGCGAACGTTTTTGCTTGGGACGATCTTTTTGGGAATTGTCACTGTAGGGGCAACAGCAGTGACCCTGCTACCCGGTGCGCAGTATCTCGCTCTGGCGACGCGCTCTGAGTTCGGTTTTAATGCCAAGCGCAATGGTTTCCCGCTTCAGGATGTCATTCAGTTCATTTTGCCAGGTTCCGTCAGCTTATGGTCGCCTTTGTACGTAGGGATACCTGCGCTCATCCTGACTGCATATGCCATCCGTACTCGCCTACAAGATAGCCGCTTCTGGGCCATTATTGGCCTATTAGCACTGCTTTTTAGCTTTGGTGGCAACAGTGTTCTCTATCATGCCGCTTATTACATTCTGCCAGGGCTGCGTTTTTTCCGTGGGCAGGAACGAGCTGCATTTCTGGTCGCAAGTAGCCTGGCGATCTTAGCAGGCACCGGCCTATCAGTATGGCCCAATGAACTCAATGGCAAATGGTTACGACGAGCAGCCTGGGCATTTGCCGCAGTCATCGGGCTATTGGGTATGTTTATCATCGTGGCTTGGCTTGGCAATCGAGATGCCTACGCATCATATATCAGCATCAGCGTCCTTAGCACCGTAATTGCCTGTGTCAATGCTGCTGCAATCAGTTACCTGCCGCAATCACGCTTCCCACGATATATTTTGCCAGCAGCTATCGTTGGGATCATCATATTCGAGCTATTCACCGTCAATATTGACAGCGAAGCCAACTACGATTCCATCCCTGCCATGCAGCAACTCGATATGAATACACATGACTTACTGGCTCCCGTTATCGCAGACACATCAGGCCCATTCCGCGTTGATGGCTTCAGAGGGTTACAAGCCAATTACGGCAGCCTGTATAACATTATGGATATTCGCGGCATTAGCCCGCTCTTCCTAGGCAGTGCCTACGATCTCATCTACGCCAATTACATCAACAACCCGCTGGCCTGGGAGCTTTTCGCTGTGAAGTACGTCTACAGTGAACGAGATCAGCTACACGTGCCCACGACCATCATTCAAGAAGGACAAGATAGCGAGGGCACGGTCTATCTGCACCAATTAAATGACCCGCGTCCCTTCGCCATGCTGTTCTATCACGCGGATGTGGTCGATAGCGATGCATTCGCACTAGCCTTACTCGATGATCCGGATTATGAACCTCGTGAGTCCGTTATTTTGTTGGGGGAACCCACACAGCCCCTACCCCAGGAGGCACCTGATACGGGTACAGTCACAGTAACTTCTTATGAACCGGAACGGCTCCGTTTAGAAGCTTCTACGCCTGAAAATGCGCTGCTTTCTCTGGCTCAGGTCGATTATCCGGGCTGGCAAGCGACCCTCGACGGCCAGCCAATCTCTATTCGCAGGGCCTACGGCACACTCATGGCCCTGGAAGTTCCTGCCGGGCAGCATACGATTGAGATCGTCTATAACCCGTCGATTTATCATATCGGGGCTATCTTGAGCCTGGGAACCTGGCTCGCTTTGGCTATACTGGCGGGGTTGAGCTTGATGCATGTGATCGTGAAAGGGCGCCATGAACGCCACTAA